A window of Callospermophilus lateralis isolate mCalLat2 chromosome 13, mCalLat2.hap1, whole genome shotgun sequence contains these coding sequences:
- the Gng4 gene encoding guanine nucleotide-binding protein G(I)/G(S)/G(O) subunit gamma-4: MKEGVSTSNNSTTSISQARRAVEQLKMEACMDRVKVSQAAADLLAYCEAHVREDPLIIPVPASENPFREKKFFCTIL, from the exons ATGAAGGAGGGTGTGTCCACGTCCAACAACAGCACCACCAGCATCTCCCAGGCCCGGCGAGCTGTGGAGCAGCTGAAAATGGAGGCCTGCATGGACCGGGTGAAG GTCTCCCAGGCAGCCGCTGACCTCCTGGCGTACTGCGAAGCGCACGTGCGTGAAGACCCCCTCATCATCCCGGTGCCTGCGTCAGAGAACCCGTTCCGGGAGAAGAAGTTCTTCTGCACCATCCTGTAA